A part of Periplaneta americana isolate PAMFEO1 chromosome 17, P.americana_PAMFEO1_priV1, whole genome shotgun sequence genomic DNA contains:
- the LOC138692690 gene encoding vesicular acetylcholine transporter-like isoform X1, translated as MTSIPIINMEFGELRDAVWSKLQEPKSQRKLILVIVSIALLLDNMLYMVIVPIIPDYLRYVGAWGKQEPPPQEIMVGNATVRPVVKAHPDHHGQDQATGVLFASKAIVQLMVNPFSGALIDRIGYDIPMMIGLTIMFLSTAVFACGRSYGLLFFARSLQGVGSAFADTSGLAMIADRFTEENERSKALGIALAFISFGCLVAPPFGGALYQFAGKEVPFLILAFVSLIDGFMLLLVMKPIKQQIKESREEKPSGTPIWRLFADPYIAVCSGALMMSNVALAFLEPTISLWMEDNLTTENWKIGMIWLPAFFPHVFGVILTVKLAKRYPQYQWLMAAGGLALEGLCCFIIPFSSSYKVLMIPICGICFGIALIDTALLPTLGYLVDVRYVSVYGSIYAIADISYSVAYAIGPIIAGGVVEAIGFTALNVGIAFSNLLYAPVLVYLRHIYDFKPLENEANILMSDPPDKEYQTYTMQDQKPVIGDFKNHLEYSRFPDENTSMSNSYYPDGQPTQIQETNLDKHVADGPNGYYAGQQQYREEASNQQYQQQQQYSQQGYQQGYQPQQQAQQGYQPQQQAQQAYQPQQQAQQAYQPQQQTYQSQRQQQPGNVNVPRPESARGDTNPFRAQPAPPGGGTDAGDKNPFRQGFGY; from the coding sequence ATGACGTCCATCCCCATCATCAACATGGAGTTCGGAGAGCTCAGAGACGCGGTGTGGTCCAAGCTGCAGGAGCCCAAGTCTCAGCGCAAGCTCATCCTGGTGATCGTGTCCATCGCCTTGCTGCTAGACAACATGCTGTACATGGTGATCGTGCCCATCATCCCCGACTACCTGCGGTACGTGGGGGCGTGGGGAAAGCAAGAGCCACCACCGCAGGAAATCATGGTGGGCAACGCTACAGTCCGCCCCGTGGTTAAGGCCCATCCGGACCACCACGGCCAAGATCAGGCCACTGGCGTGCTCTTCGCCTCCAAAGCCATCGTCCAGCTAATGGTGAACCCCTTCTCCGGGGCCCTGATCGACCGCATCGGATACGACATCCCAATGATGATCGGCCTCACCATCATGTTCCTCTCCACTGCCGTGTTTGCCTGCGGACGAAGCTACGGGTTGCTATTCTTCGCCAGGAGTCTCCAAGGTGTGGGCTCTGCATTCGCAGATACGTCGGGCCTCGCCATGATAGCCGATCGCTTCACGGAAGAGAACGAGCGCTCTAAAGCACTgggcatagcgctggccttcattAGTTTCGGTTGTCTTGTGGCGCCCCCGTTCGGCGGAGCGTTGTACCAATTTGCTGGCAAAGAAGTTCCTTTCCTAATTCTGGCATTCGTGTCTCTAATCGACGGCTTCATGCTTCTCCTCGTCATGAAACCGATAAAGCAGCAAATTAAGGAGAGCCGAGAAGAGAAGCCGTCTGGCACTCCCATATGGCGTCTCTTCGCAGATCCTTATATTGCCGTATGCTCCGGCGCCCTCATGATGTCTAACGTAGCCTTAGCCTTCCTTGAACCGACGATATCCCTCTGGATGGAAGACAACCTAACTACTGAAAATTGGAAGATTGGTATGATATGGCTGCCGGCGTTCTTCCCTCACGTCTTCGGAGTTATCCTCACTGTTAAACTGGCCAAGAGGTATCCTCAGTACCAGTGGTTGATGGCAGCCGGAGGTCTAGCTCTTGAAGGACTCTGTTGCTTCATCATTCCCTTCTCCAGCTCCTACAAGGTCCTGATGATCCCCATCTGCGGTATCTGTTTCGGCATCGCTCTCATCGATACGGCTCTGTTACCCACGCTGGGTTATCTGGTCGATGTGAGGTACGTATCCGTATACGGCAGCATATACGCTATAGCAGACATCTCCTACTCCGTTGCGTATGCTATCGGTCCTATAATCGCCGGAGGGGTGGTGGAAGCGATCGGCTTCACTGCACTCAACGTGGGCATTGCCTTCTCTAACCTGCTGTACGCCCCCGTGCTCGTGTACTTACGACACATATACGACTTTAAACCTTTGGAGAACGAGGCTAACATCCTCATGTCCGACCCTCCAGATAAGGAGTACCAGACTTACACCATGCAAGATCAGAAGCCCGTTATAGGAGACTTCAAAAACCATCTGGAATACTCGAGGTTTCCAGACGAGAACACTTCCATGTCCAACTCGTATTACCCCGACGGACAACCTACACAGATCCAAGAAACTAATTTGGACAAACACGTGGCAGACGGGCCTAACGGCTATTACGCAGGGCAACAACAATACAGAGAAGAGGCCAGCAATCAACAGtaccaacagcagcagcagtattcaCAACAAGGTTATCAGCAGGGATATCAACCTCAGCAACAAGCGCAGCAGGGATATCAACCTCAGCAACAAGCGCAGCAGGCTTATCAACCCCAACAACAAGCGCAGCAGGCTTACCAACCCCAACAACAAACATATCAATCCCAGCGTCAACAACAACCTGGCAATGTGAACGTTCCGAGGCCTGAATCAGCACGAGGGGACACGAATCCCTTCAGGGCCCAACCAGCACCACCTGGGGGTGGAACGGACGCAGGAGACAAGAACCCTTTCCGACAAGGTTTCGGATACTGA